The following are from one region of the Variovorax sp. V213 genome:
- a CDS encoding transglycosylase SLT domain-containing protein: MHRRPRNAAPALVFSAVLAAAALLAQQPASAQTNTNDDVLIQMKQAFQRGDKARLAALLPQARGHALEPWAAYWELKARLQEAAPNEVQDFFARYPGTYQEDRLRNDWLLLLGQRRDWDGFSSAMAGFRMGDDAQVRCYAVLVEALRSGNATQAQADEVRRSWFSQKEADDGCLTAADRMVASRLMSPNDAWKKARLAMEANRPQAARGAVTIAAPDALPLFEELNASAAKFLTGRAFVAAKSRKELVVLALIKVAMADPDQAASQLDSKWGPMLSAEERNWLWGTIGRQAAGKLSPQAGSYFANVTKNSDLSDDMLGWRVRAALRAGQWKEVAPAINAMSETAQQEPTWVYWKARALSAAGGDDRRAQARELYQTIAGTRGFYEMLALEELGQRTVVPTRPAPLTPEEKNAARSNIALNRGLYAIAIGLRPEGTREWNYATNLHDKGGMDDRALLAAADFACQREVWDRCINTSERTKGVIDVEQRFPMPFHDTVLRKSQDIGLDPAYVYGLIRQESRFIMDARSGVGASGLMQVMPATARWTARKIGMSDFTPGQINDRETNITIGTNYLKLALDDFDGSMALAAAAYNAGPGRPRNWRNGPVMEAAIWAENVPFNETRDYVKKVLANTTNYAALISGRPQSLKERLGRVGPRDASEPEPNKDLP, from the coding sequence ATGCACCGTCGCCCGCGCAATGCAGCGCCCGCGCTGGTTTTTTCCGCCGTTCTGGCCGCCGCCGCACTGCTTGCCCAGCAGCCCGCCAGCGCGCAAACCAACACCAACGACGACGTCCTGATCCAGATGAAGCAGGCGTTCCAGCGCGGCGACAAGGCGCGCCTGGCCGCCCTGCTGCCGCAAGCACGCGGCCATGCGCTCGAACCCTGGGCCGCCTACTGGGAGCTCAAGGCCCGCCTGCAGGAAGCTGCGCCCAACGAGGTGCAGGACTTCTTCGCCCGCTACCCCGGCACCTACCAGGAAGACCGGCTGCGCAACGACTGGCTGCTGCTGCTGGGCCAGCGCCGCGACTGGGACGGCTTCTCCTCCGCCATGGCCGGCTTCCGCATGGGCGACGACGCGCAGGTGCGCTGCTATGCGGTCCTGGTCGAAGCCCTGCGCTCCGGCAACGCCACGCAGGCCCAGGCCGACGAGGTGCGTCGCAGCTGGTTCAGCCAGAAAGAGGCGGACGACGGCTGCCTCACCGCCGCCGACCGCATGGTCGCGTCCCGCCTGATGTCGCCCAACGACGCCTGGAAGAAAGCGCGCCTGGCCATGGAGGCCAATCGCCCGCAGGCCGCGCGGGGCGCCGTGACCATTGCCGCGCCCGATGCGCTGCCGCTGTTCGAAGAACTCAATGCCAGCGCGGCCAAGTTCCTGACCGGCCGCGCCTTCGTGGCCGCCAAGTCGCGCAAGGAACTGGTGGTGCTGGCGCTCATCAAGGTCGCCATGGCCGACCCGGACCAGGCCGCCTCGCAGCTCGACAGCAAGTGGGGGCCGATGCTGTCGGCCGAAGAGCGCAACTGGCTCTGGGGCACCATCGGCCGGCAGGCGGCCGGCAAGCTCTCGCCGCAGGCCGGCAGCTACTTCGCCAACGTCACGAAGAACAGCGACCTGTCCGACGACATGCTCGGCTGGCGGGTGCGCGCCGCGCTGCGCGCCGGCCAGTGGAAGGAAGTGGCGCCCGCCATCAACGCGATGAGCGAAACCGCCCAGCAAGAGCCGACCTGGGTCTACTGGAAGGCACGCGCACTCAGCGCCGCCGGCGGCGACGACCGCCGCGCCCAGGCGCGCGAGCTCTACCAGACCATTGCCGGCACGCGCGGCTTCTATGAAATGCTGGCGCTCGAAGAACTCGGACAGCGCACCGTGGTGCCCACCCGGCCGGCGCCGCTTACGCCTGAAGAGAAAAATGCCGCGCGCAGCAACATCGCGCTCAACCGCGGCCTCTATGCCATCGCCATCGGCCTGCGCCCCGAGGGCACGCGCGAATGGAACTACGCCACCAACCTGCACGACAAGGGCGGCATGGACGACCGCGCGCTGCTGGCCGCGGCCGACTTCGCCTGTCAGCGCGAGGTGTGGGACCGCTGCATCAACACCAGCGAGCGCACCAAGGGCGTGATCGACGTCGAGCAGCGCTTTCCCATGCCGTTCCACGACACGGTGCTGCGCAAGAGCCAGGACATCGGCCTCGACCCGGCCTACGTCTACGGGCTGATCCGGCAGGAAAGCCGCTTCATCATGGATGCGCGCTCGGGCGTGGGTGCCTCGGGCCTGATGCAGGTGATGCCCGCCACCGCCCGCTGGACCGCGCGCAAGATCGGCATGAGCGACTTCACGCCAGGGCAGATCAACGACCGCGAGACCAACATCACCATCGGCACCAACTACCTCAAGCTCGCGCTCGACGACTTCGACGGCTCCATGGCGCTGGCCGCCGCGGCCTACAACGCCGGTCCGGGCCGGCCGCGCAACTGGCGCAACGGCCCGGTGATGGAAGCCGCGATCTGGGCCGAGAACGTGCCCTTCAACGAGACGCGCGACTACGTGAAGAAGGTGCTGGCCAACACCACCAACTACGCCGCGCTGATCAGCGGACGCCCGCAGTCGCTGAAAGAACGCCTGGGCCGGGTGGGCCCGCGCGACGCCTCGGAACCCGAACCCAACAAGGATCTCCCCTGA
- a CDS encoding 5-formyltetrahydrofolate cyclo-ligase: MDKSKDADTSATTSFLKDQVRKALIEQRLAMPDRLAKADLLQRVMRIWLVGRPDTVIGAYWPIKGEFDPLPALHRWKEDGELIDEPQRRRIGLPVMNKVHKTLTFHAWYPGCQMEEDAYGIPKPKDTELIVPTLLFVPCVGYSAGGYRLGYGGGFYDRTLAALEPRPFTVGLGFTNGFLEDFEPEAHDLPLDAILNDNGVVWPTS; encoded by the coding sequence ATGGACAAGTCAAAGGATGCCGACACCTCGGCGACCACGAGTTTTCTCAAGGATCAGGTGCGAAAAGCGCTGATCGAGCAGCGCCTGGCAATGCCTGACCGGCTCGCCAAGGCCGACCTGCTGCAGCGGGTGATGCGGATCTGGCTGGTCGGCCGGCCCGACACCGTGATCGGCGCGTACTGGCCGATCAAGGGCGAGTTCGATCCGCTGCCCGCATTGCATCGCTGGAAGGAAGACGGCGAGCTCATCGACGAACCGCAGCGCCGCCGCATCGGGCTGCCGGTGATGAACAAGGTGCACAAGACGCTGACCTTCCATGCCTGGTACCCGGGGTGCCAGATGGAAGAAGACGCCTACGGCATTCCAAAGCCCAAGGACACCGAGCTGATCGTGCCCACGCTGCTGTTCGTGCCCTGCGTGGGCTACAGCGCGGGCGGCTACCGGCTGGGCTACGGCGGCGGCTTCTACGACCGCACGCTGGCCGCGCTCGAGCCGCGCCCCTTCACCGTGGGGCTGGGCTTCACCAACGGCTTTCTCGAAGACTTCGAGCCCGAGGCGCACGACCTGCCGCTCGACGCCATCCTCAACGACAACGGCGTGGTCTGGCCAACCAGCTGA
- a CDS encoding Crp/Fnr family transcriptional regulator, with amino-acid sequence MKFEDHLPTASPPQGPNPCDDCALRQLEAFLPASAEELRIIQSFRVGSRRVPAGGAIIEEHRPSAQLFTLYAGWAFRYKTLRDGRRQILNFLLPGDFIGLQDEFADGQTHGVEAVTDTTLCAFSRDKLWELFHAQPRLGYAITWLAAREEKLVDDNLVTAGRRNASERVAMLLMHLYRRAQRVGMERDGWVEFPFNQQHLADALGLSLVHTNKTLRRLQHLGLYKLDAGWLRILEPRALEALGDYFERPIRPTPLI; translated from the coding sequence GTGAAATTCGAGGACCATCTGCCGACCGCATCGCCGCCCCAGGGGCCGAATCCCTGCGACGACTGTGCCTTGCGCCAGCTCGAAGCTTTCTTGCCGGCCTCGGCGGAAGAATTGAGGATCATCCAGTCCTTTCGCGTGGGCTCCCGCCGCGTTCCGGCCGGCGGCGCGATCATCGAAGAGCATCGGCCCAGCGCCCAGCTGTTCACGCTCTATGCCGGATGGGCCTTTCGCTACAAGACTCTTCGCGACGGCCGGCGCCAGATTCTCAATTTCTTGCTGCCCGGCGATTTCATCGGCCTGCAGGACGAGTTTGCCGACGGCCAGACGCACGGCGTGGAGGCCGTGACCGACACGACGCTCTGCGCGTTTTCGCGCGACAAGCTTTGGGAACTGTTCCATGCCCAGCCCAGGCTGGGCTACGCCATCACCTGGCTCGCCGCGCGTGAGGAAAAGCTGGTCGACGACAACCTGGTCACCGCCGGCCGGCGCAACGCAAGCGAGCGCGTGGCCATGCTGTTGATGCATTTGTACCGCCGGGCCCAGCGCGTGGGCATGGAGCGCGACGGCTGGGTGGAGTTTCCGTTCAACCAGCAGCACCTGGCCGATGCGCTGGGGCTCTCGCTGGTGCACACCAACAAGACGCTGCGCAGGCTGCAGCACCTCGGGCTCTACAAGCTCGATGCGGGATGGCTGCGCATTCTCGAACCCCGCGCACTCGAAGCGCTCGGCGACTACTTCGAGCGGCCCATCCGGCCGACGCCGCTGATTTAG
- the otsB gene encoding trehalose-phosphatase yields MPSQTPPPLGRDTALFLDFDGTLVALAPTPEAIEVPPALVALLQDLRDQLGGALAVVSGRQIDAIDRFLAPLRLPAAGEHGVQRRDPQGRMREQHAPDLVPILDIANELARVHEGLLVERKHAAIALHYRLAPQLEAVCRDAMSRAITGRPYLELMHGKFVFEVKPTGINKGIAIEAFMNEAPFAGRVPVFAGDDTTDESGFAVVQPRGGVGIKVGSGPSLALHRLESPRAVYEWLVQVRDLLAAPEKKKDESPRNPE; encoded by the coding sequence ATGCCCTCTCAGACGCCTCCCCCGCTGGGCCGGGACACCGCCCTCTTTCTCGACTTCGATGGCACGCTGGTCGCGCTTGCGCCCACGCCGGAAGCCATCGAGGTCCCCCCTGCGCTGGTGGCCCTGCTGCAAGACCTGCGCGACCAGCTCGGCGGCGCCCTGGCCGTGGTGTCTGGCCGCCAGATCGATGCGATCGACCGGTTTCTTGCCCCGCTGCGGCTGCCGGCCGCCGGCGAACACGGCGTGCAGCGGCGCGACCCGCAGGGCCGCATGCGGGAACAGCACGCGCCCGATCTCGTGCCCATTCTCGACATCGCCAACGAGCTGGCGCGCGTACATGAAGGCCTCCTGGTGGAGCGCAAGCACGCGGCCATCGCGCTGCACTACCGGCTGGCGCCCCAGTTGGAGGCCGTGTGCAGGGACGCGATGTCGCGCGCCATCACGGGCCGGCCGTATCTCGAGCTGATGCACGGCAAGTTCGTGTTCGAGGTCAAACCCACGGGCATCAACAAGGGGATTGCCATCGAGGCCTTCATGAACGAGGCTCCGTTCGCGGGACGCGTGCCGGTCTTTGCGGGCGACGACACCACCGATGAGAGCGGCTTTGCGGTCGTGCAGCCGCGCGGCGGCGTCGGCATCAAGGTCGGTTCGGGCCCGAGCCTGGCTCTGCACCGGCTGGAATCGCCCCGCGCGGTCTACGAATGGCTGGTGCAGGTGCGCGACCTGCTGGCCGCGCCGGAAAAGAAGAAAGACGAGTCCCCAAGGAACCCTGAATGA
- a CDS encoding glutathione S-transferase family protein, which translates to MRKLYIGNKNYSSWSMRPWVLMKQAGIPFEEVMVRFDSFDAHSQFKNTIGALNPVAKVPVLVDGDLVVWDTLAIAEYLAETFPQKQLWPRAAAERARARSICAEMHSGFGSLRSLCGMNIEASLADVGARLLKDNPGLQDDVDRIVQMWSGLLDAHGGPMLFGEFSIADAYFAPVGTRIKTYGLPVPAAVSAYIERVQALPGVKAWIDDALAEKDFLPFEEPYRTAR; encoded by the coding sequence ATGCGCAAGCTCTACATCGGCAACAAGAACTACTCGTCCTGGTCCATGCGGCCCTGGGTGCTCATGAAGCAGGCCGGCATCCCGTTCGAAGAGGTAATGGTGCGCTTCGATTCGTTCGACGCCCATTCGCAGTTCAAGAACACCATCGGCGCCCTCAATCCCGTGGCGAAGGTGCCGGTGCTGGTCGACGGCGACCTGGTGGTGTGGGACACGCTCGCCATTGCCGAATACCTGGCCGAGACCTTTCCGCAGAAGCAGCTCTGGCCCCGCGCCGCGGCCGAACGGGCCCGCGCGCGCAGCATCTGCGCCGAAATGCATTCGGGCTTCGGCAGCCTTCGCAGCCTGTGCGGCATGAACATCGAAGCCTCGCTGGCCGATGTCGGCGCACGTTTGCTGAAGGACAACCCCGGCCTGCAAGACGATGTCGACCGCATCGTGCAGATGTGGAGCGGCCTGCTCGACGCCCACGGCGGTCCGATGCTGTTCGGCGAGTTCAGCATTGCCGACGCCTACTTCGCGCCGGTCGGCACGCGCATCAAGACCTACGGTCTGCCGGTGCCCGCCGCCGTCTCGGCCTACATCGAGCGGGTGCAGGCCCTGCCCGGCGTCAAGGCATGGATCGACGATGCCCTGGCCGAGAAGGACTTCCTGCCGTTCGAAGAGCCCTACCGCACCGCTCGCTGA
- a CDS encoding multifunctional CCA addition/repair protein has translation MKTYLVGGALRDRLLGRPVSDHDWLVVGATPEEMVSRGYLPVGRDFPVFLHPRTREEYALARTERKSAPGYRGFTVHASPDVTLEQDLARRDLTVNAIAMPAEFVQADGSFEPDPDKLADPFHGRRDLQQRLLRHVTDAFREDPVRILRVARFAARFDDFSVASETMALMREMVEAGETDALVAERVWQELARGLMETRPSRMFEVLRACGALAVLLPEVDRLWGVPQSAEHHPEVDTGVHLMMVIDTSARLDAPLPVRFACLMHDLGKGTTSPEELPRHPGHEKRSAELLHAVCDRWRVPVDVRELAEVVAREHGNIHGSGELEAAQLVRLLERCDAFRKPSRFADVLLACECDSRGRLGFEDQPYPQRERLLAVLSAAAGVATDVVARAAQQSGAAGPQIGEAIHRARVEAVAASLG, from the coding sequence ATGAAAACCTATCTCGTCGGCGGTGCGCTGCGCGACCGGCTGCTCGGGCGGCCGGTGTCGGACCACGACTGGCTGGTGGTGGGCGCCACGCCTGAAGAAATGGTCTCGCGCGGCTACCTGCCCGTGGGGCGCGACTTTCCGGTGTTCTTGCATCCGCGCACGCGCGAGGAATACGCCCTGGCCCGCACCGAGCGCAAGAGCGCTCCCGGCTACCGGGGCTTCACCGTCCATGCCTCGCCCGACGTCACCCTGGAACAAGACCTGGCGCGACGCGACCTCACCGTCAATGCCATTGCCATGCCTGCGGAGTTCGTGCAGGCCGATGGCAGTTTCGAGCCCGATCCCGACAAGCTGGCCGACCCTTTCCATGGCCGGCGCGACCTGCAGCAGAGGCTGCTGCGGCATGTCACCGACGCCTTCCGCGAAGACCCGGTGCGCATCCTGCGCGTGGCCCGCTTTGCGGCACGCTTCGACGATTTCTCGGTCGCGTCCGAAACCATGGCCTTGATGCGCGAGATGGTCGAGGCCGGTGAAACGGATGCGCTGGTGGCCGAGCGCGTGTGGCAGGAGCTGGCGCGCGGCCTGATGGAAACCCGCCCGTCGCGCATGTTCGAGGTGCTGCGTGCCTGCGGCGCGCTGGCCGTGCTGCTGCCCGAGGTCGACCGGCTCTGGGGCGTGCCGCAGTCCGCCGAGCATCATCCCGAGGTCGACACCGGCGTGCACCTGATGATGGTCATCGACACCAGCGCCAGGCTCGATGCGCCGCTGCCGGTGCGCTTTGCCTGCCTGATGCACGACCTCGGCAAGGGCACGACCAGCCCCGAGGAACTGCCGCGCCACCCCGGCCACGAGAAGCGCAGCGCCGAACTGCTGCACGCGGTGTGCGACCGCTGGCGCGTGCCGGTGGATGTTCGCGAACTGGCCGAGGTGGTGGCGCGCGAGCACGGCAACATCCATGGCAGCGGCGAACTCGAGGCGGCACAGCTGGTGCGCCTGCTGGAGCGCTGCGACGCCTTCCGCAAGCCGTCCCGCTTCGCCGACGTGCTGCTGGCTTGCGAGTGCGACTCGCGCGGCCGGCTCGGATTCGAAGACCAGCCCTATCCGCAGCGCGAGCGGCTGCTTGCGGTGCTCTCCGCGGCCGCCGGCGTGGCAACCGATGTGGTGGCGCGCGCGGCGCAGCAGTCGGGCGCCGCCGGGCCGCAGATCGGCGAGGCGATCCATCGCGCCCGGGTCGAAGCCGTGGCGGCGTCGCTGGGCTGA
- a CDS encoding BLUF domain-containing protein: MTEEAALHEVFYCSMLTQDLPPATVGSIVTQARARNAQYSITGLLVFDGMRFCQHLEGPQGAVETLMRRIAQDPRHTSVRVVYRGPLAARRYTGFGMGLAESEGPDLMAGVHALEGEAALKHFLALRPSFDINA, encoded by the coding sequence ATGACAGAAGAAGCAGCTCTCCACGAAGTCTTTTATTGCAGCATGCTCACGCAGGACCTGCCGCCAGCCACCGTCGGCTCGATCGTGACCCAGGCCCGCGCCCGCAATGCCCAGTACAGCATCACCGGCCTGCTCGTTTTCGATGGCATGCGCTTCTGCCAGCACCTGGAAGGACCGCAAGGCGCGGTGGAAACCTTGATGCGCCGCATCGCTCAGGATCCCAGGCACACGAGCGTCAGGGTGGTCTACCGCGGCCCGCTGGCGGCGCGCCGCTACACCGGCTTTGGCATGGGCCTGGCCGAAAGCGAGGGCCCCGATCTCATGGCCGGCGTCCATGCCCTGGAGGGCGAAGCCGCGCTCAAGCACTTCCTGGCGCTGCGGCCCAGCTTCGACATCAACGCCTGA
- a CDS encoding LysR substrate-binding domain-containing protein has translation MQHSQTHLRSRPISAGHLRAFEAVARHLNFRAAAEEMALTQSAVSRQIQSLEEEVGVALFLRHTRAVELTSAGAQLLLAVQQSLPRIDTAVRQIRQSAGRKSVSLTTFASFASMWLIPRLEAFQRDNPEIDIRIDASDVAVDLDVADVDIALRYGPREAMPATAVRLFGETLTPVASPWLLKSSPPIKTPADIAGFTLIEAGDAHRTHLEWLTWRRWFEVNGLERAQPKRWLYFNYAYQMVQAALTGQGVTLARSSLIAESLANGDLVEVLPQHRMDSPMGYWLIAGPRNALRPEIKAFWDWLQTQAVTTRETIGEVPDPDTVDNID, from the coding sequence ATGCAGCATTCCCAAACCCACCTGCGCTCCCGGCCCATCTCGGCCGGCCACCTGCGCGCCTTCGAGGCTGTCGCCCGGCACCTGAACTTCCGGGCTGCCGCGGAAGAAATGGCCCTCACGCAGTCGGCCGTGAGCCGCCAGATCCAGTCGCTCGAGGAAGAAGTGGGCGTGGCGCTGTTCCTGCGCCACACCCGGGCGGTGGAGCTCACAAGCGCGGGCGCGCAGTTGCTGCTGGCGGTGCAGCAGTCGCTGCCGCGCATCGACACCGCCGTGCGCCAGATTCGCCAGAGCGCCGGGCGCAAGAGCGTGTCGCTCACCACCTTTGCGTCTTTTGCGTCGATGTGGCTCATTCCGCGGCTCGAGGCCTTCCAGCGCGACAACCCCGAGATCGACATCCGCATCGATGCCAGCGACGTGGCGGTCGACCTGGACGTGGCCGACGTCGACATCGCCCTGCGCTACGGCCCGCGCGAGGCCATGCCGGCCACGGCGGTGCGCCTGTTCGGCGAAACCCTCACGCCGGTGGCGAGCCCCTGGCTCCTGAAAAGCAGCCCGCCCATCAAGACCCCCGCCGACATCGCCGGCTTTACGCTGATCGAGGCCGGCGACGCGCATCGCACGCACCTCGAGTGGCTGACCTGGCGCCGCTGGTTCGAGGTCAACGGCCTGGAACGCGCGCAGCCCAAGCGCTGGCTCTATTTCAACTACGCCTACCAGATGGTCCAAGCCGCGCTCACCGGCCAGGGCGTGACGCTGGCGCGCAGTTCGCTCATCGCCGAAAGCCTGGCCAATGGCGACCTGGTCGAGGTGCTGCCGCAGCACCGCATGGATTCCCCGATGGGCTACTGGCTCATCGCGGGGCCGCGCAATGCGCTGCGGCCGGAAATCAAGGCCTTCTGGGACTGGCTGCAGACGCAGGCCGTCACCACGCGCGAGACCATCGGCGAGGTGCCCGACCCGGACACGGTCGACAACATCGACTGA
- a CDS encoding DUF2917 domain-containing protein, whose translation MSTAVCTNESLATLAPAARTASAVPPAVRRGAWQIAPGEAMSLKARSASLLRVKQGRVWVTPDATSAHPSEDLVLAPGESLKVAAGQRIVMEAWDGYGATYSWDPA comes from the coding sequence ATGTCTACCGCCGTCTGCACCAACGAATCGCTCGCCACCCTCGCGCCCGCCGCCCGTACCGCCTCCGCCGTTCCGCCGGCCGTGCGCCGCGGTGCCTGGCAGATTGCGCCCGGCGAGGCGATGAGCCTGAAGGCGCGGTCGGCGAGCCTGCTGCGGGTCAAGCAGGGCCGGGTCTGGGTCACGCCGGACGCCACGTCGGCCCATCCCAGTGAAGACCTGGTGCTGGCACCGGGCGAGTCGCTGAAGGTAGCCGCCGGCCAGCGTATCGTCATGGAAGCGTGGGATGGCTATGGTGCCACCTACTCGTGGGATCCGGCCTGA
- a CDS encoding MgtC/SapB family protein, translated as MSWTREVLDTIAAEFSDVGDIAQLTRIIVRLMLAAVLGFMLGFEREQHGKAAGVRTHMLVAIGSALFVLIPQQTGIVPADMSRVIQGLVAGVGFLCAGTILKQGRDEHQVQGLTTAAGLWMTAAIGMACGLGREVTAVLSALLALAVLGLVPRLVSLIERMVGPPRGEAKAGGQAPRVIAAPEDRPPR; from the coding sequence ATGAGCTGGACCCGCGAGGTGCTCGACACCATTGCGGCCGAGTTCTCGGACGTGGGCGACATCGCCCAGCTCACGCGCATCATCGTCCGCCTGATGCTCGCCGCGGTGCTCGGCTTCATGCTGGGCTTCGAGCGCGAGCAGCACGGCAAGGCGGCGGGCGTGCGCACCCACATGCTGGTGGCCATCGGCTCGGCGCTGTTCGTGCTGATTCCGCAGCAGACCGGCATCGTGCCGGCCGACATGAGCCGGGTGATCCAGGGCCTGGTGGCGGGCGTAGGCTTTCTCTGCGCCGGCACCATCCTCAAGCAGGGCCGGGACGAACACCAGGTGCAAGGCCTCACCACCGCCGCCGGGCTGTGGATGACGGCCGCCATCGGCATGGCCTGCGGGCTCGGCCGCGAGGTGACCGCGGTGCTGAGCGCGCTGCTGGCGCTGGCGGTGCTTGGGCTGGTGCCGCGCCTGGTGAGCCTGATCGAGCGCATGGTCGGGCCGCCGCGGGGCGAAGCCAAGGCCGGCGGCCAAGCGCCCCGCGTGATCGCAGCACCCGAAGACCGGCCGCCGCGCTGA